ATCCATAAGGAAGTAAAGAGATTTAAAAAAAGCTTTTATGAAGACCTAAAAAGGTATAATCTACTCAAAGCTGTAGAAGACTCTCCGCCTCTCCTTATTATTCACGGAGATTCAGATGATATCGTCCCCCTAGAGCATGCGTATAGATTGTTTGAAGCCGCATCAGAGCCGAAAAGGCTTGAAGTTATAGAGGAAGCAGACCATATTTTTTCAAAACCTCAACATTTGAAGAAAGTAATTGACCTTACATTGGAATGGTTTAAAAAGCATCTTTGACTAGAAATCTTTAGTAGATTTGTCTTTAAGCTTGGTAACTTGATTATTTTTTGCTCTTGCTCTAACCTTTACAACTCATAATAAAACTATTATATTGTTAAGAATACACCATATCATTAATAGGCTATACCTTTATGATTATGTAACACAAGCTCTATTTAATTCTCATATGGGTAATAATAATTTTAAATAGGTTTAATTTATAATAATGTGAACTTATTATATTGTTAAGAAGATTAACTTGAGCAATATGGAAAAAAAAGAGTCGTCCAATATAGACTTCCTTAAAGATTGTGAAGTAGGCTTTTTACTTATCCCTGTTAAAGCAATAATCAAACAAGGATTACCTCCTTTAGAAATCGGATCATTATCCCTGCCAGAGACTAACGAGGGAGATTTAATAGAAGTTCCGAGATGGATCGCAGAAGTAATGGAGCAGATGAATTTCGCCGAAATTCAGGAAGATAGTTTTGATATCGAACTTTTTAAAGCTTTAAGTAGGGAACGCATTCAGACCTCCTCACAAATTTCTAATTTGAATAGTGATTTCTTCCAAAAAATGAGGAAGCAGATAAGTTTAAAGAAGTCTATGACAGAGAGCGATTTGAGCTTAAAAGGAGATTATGAGAAGTTTTTAGCTTCAGCTTACGATCTTATTGCGTTGAGGACAAGCAAGCTCGTACAGTTGGCATGTTTACCATCTCTGTCTCCAGATTTGGAAAAAAAGTTAACTCCAGAAGAGAAGAAACTGTTCAAACTTATCAATTCTTTAGTTAAAGATTGGAAGAAAACTATCTTGGGTGAGTGATATGAGTATAAAGACCCTTTCTAAGATATCAGATGAATTAGAGAATTTTCTAAAGACTTTCAAGGATGAAAGTGGAAACCTGAAGTATAGGAACAGGATCTCACAGATGGTTTCAAGTAGTTTAAGGTCTTTGATCGTGGATTTTGGAGACATCCAAATATATGATGTGGATATGTCTAATAGACTCATAAATGAACCTGATGAAGTGCTCCCTAGTTTCAATGAGGCAGTCTTTAAGGCTTTAAAAAACGAAGCTCCTGGTTATGCAAAAACAATTCGAGAGAGTCTACCTGAAAAGGCTCGAGAGAGTCTGCCACTCATACAAGTAAGAATTAGAAACTTGACCGAAAAGCTTTCTTTAAGACAAATAAACACTGAATACCTTGATAAACTAGTCTCGGTTACTGGTATGGTAGTTAGAGCATCAGAGTTAAAGCCTATGATTGTAGAAGCAGCCTTCAAGTGTGGCAATGGACACCTTACATACATAAAACAATCGGGTATAGTATTAAAGGGACCCAAAATTTGTGATGAGTTCAGTTCTGGTTGTAAATCTACGAAGTTCGATTTAGACATAAAAAATACAGTCTTTGTAGACTACCAAATCGTAAGACTTCAAGAACTGCCAGAAGAGTTACCTCCTGGGCAACTTCCTCAAGCTTTTGATGTGAGCTTGCAAGAGGATATAGTGAACACAGCAAGACCTGGAGATAGGGTCATTTTGACCGGTGTAATAAGAGCCGAAGCAGAGTATTCTAGAGGTTCAGGAAAACTAAGGATTTTTAGATCGAAGATCGATGGTAACTATGTAGAGGCAGTAGGTAAGGAGCCTGAGCTGATACAGATAACGGAGGAGGATGAAAAAATCATTAAAGAAATAGCTTCTCAGCCAGGATTTTATGAGAGGCTCATAGAATCTGTAGCTCCAACAATTCATAGTTTCGAAACTCAAAAAGAAGCCATACTTCTTCTTGTTACAGGCTCGCCTCAAAGAATAATGCCTGATGGGACTATAATAAGAGGAGATATCAATGTGTTATTTGTGGGTGATCCAGGAACTGCAAAATCTGAAATGTTAAAGTATGCATCAAGGATAGCTGCCAGAGGTTTATACACATCTGGACGTGGTAGCACTGCAGCAGGCTTGACAGCAGCGGTGGTAAGAGAAAAGACGGGTATGATGATGCTTGAAGCGGGAGCAGTAGTTCTCGCAGATCAGGGCTTGGCCAGCATTGATGAATTCGATAAGATGCGTACTGATGATAGGAATGCATTACATGAAATGATGGAACAACAGACCGTAAGTGTGGCTAAGGGGGGTATAGTCGCAACCTTGAATGCTAGAACATCTATCTTAGCAGCGGCAAATCCTGTATTAGGCAAATATGATCCTTACAGGAATATAAATGAAAACCTGAACCTTCCTGTCCCCTTATTAACTCGATTCGATCTTATATTTGTTTTAAGAGATATCCCCGATAGAGCTCGAGACGAGCGACTTGCGAGACATGTTTTAGAGTTGCATAGGAAAGGGGAATATATCATGGCACCCCCTATTGATTTTAACCTTCTGCACAAGTATATATTGTATGCAAAAAAGATTAACCCAATCCTCACTAGGGATGCTGAGGAAAAGATACTCGAGTACTACCTAGATATGAGAAAGACAGATTCAGAGTCAATGATCACAGTTACACCCAGACAATTAGAATCGTTGATAAGGCTTGCTACAGCCAGAGCTAGAATCATGTTGAGAGATAAAGTAACAGAAGAAGATGCGATGAGAGCAATTTCACTTATGAGAAGGATGCTCGAAACCGTAGGGGTAGATGTTAAAACAGGTAAGAGGGACCTTGGAGTACTACATGGGAGACCTTTAAGTGAGAGAAATCTACTGGTGTCGGCTTTAGATGTTTTTAAGACTCTAGAAGGTCCTAAGAAGAACCCAGTAGAAGGAAGGGTATTCATAGACGAGTTGGTGAAGACAGGAAAGTTCACTCAAGAGGATGCCCAAAGGATGCTCCAGACATTAAATAGTAGCGGTCAGATATATGAAGTTAAGCCAGGCTTCTACAGAAAACTCTAACAATAAAAAAACTATAATTGATATTTAAAAGCATGTTAGCCCTCTCATAAGGAGGTTTAAGGAGTATGGTAGTTGTCTCATCCAAATTAATTATTAACCATTTAAAAGAGCCTAGAGTTCGACAAATGTTTGATCTATTAGAAAACGACATTGAGGTGCAGGGCTATTTGCGAATGTCAAATGTGATGGCAGTGAACAGATTAAAGTATAACGATCACGGCCCCGTCCATTCAAAGATTTCAGCAGGTAGTTCCTTAGAAATCTTTAGTATTTTGACAAAGAGGGTAAAACCTACAACGGTTGAGAACAAAATATGTGATATAGTAGGCGCTCAAATCATTGTGCTATGCGGATCTTATCTACATGATATTGGAAACTCGGTCCACCGAATCGATCATGAGACCCATGGCTGCTATATAGCCAGTCCTATTTTAGACAAACTTCTTTGTAAAGTATATCCCAATAATTCAAAACTTACTCTTAAGCTCAAGTGCGAAATTCTTCACTCTATCTTCTCACATGATGAAGAAGTTAAATGCTTAAGTCTTGAAGCAGGTGTGGCTAAGGTTGCCGATGGAACCGATATGGTAAAGGGAAGAGCTAGGATTCCCTACAAAACAGGGAAGGTAGACATTCATTCTCTCTCAGCCCTTTCTATTAAGAAAGTTGAAATTGAGGAGGGTGATCATAAGCCAGTCCGAATTCTAGTACATATGGATAACCCAGCAGGAATCTTCCAAATAGAACAGGTTATGGGAAGTAAAATAAGAACTTCAGGTATAGAGCACCTTGTAGAGGTTGTTGCCTTAGAAAAAGGTAAGGAGATTAAGACTTTTTATGAATAAAAGATTTTCTGAAATAAGAAACGTCCTCTAATCCTTAATTTTTTGATTAATTTTGTATTTTGCTTCTATTTTGGTATATGCCTAACTGTTGTTCCCGCAATTCTATCACTATATTTTTGATGTGGGTCGCCTTCAGTGGCAAGACCAACTATTAGATCTAAAAGCAGTA
The sequence above is a segment of the Candidatus Methylarchaceae archaeon HK02M2 genome. Coding sequences within it:
- a CDS encoding HD domain-containing protein, whose amino-acid sequence is MVVVSSKLIINHLKEPRVRQMFDLLENDIEVQGYLRMSNVMAVNRLKYNDHGPVHSKISAGSSLEIFSILTKRVKPTTVENKICDIVGAQIIVLCGSYLHDIGNSVHRIDHETHGCYIASPILDKLLCKVYPNNSKLTLKLKCEILHSIFSHDEEVKCLSLEAGVAKVADGTDMVKGRARIPYKTGKVDIHSLSALSIKKVEIEEGDHKPVRILVHMDNPAGIFQIEQVMGSKIRTSGIEHLVEVVALEKGKEIKTFYE
- a CDS encoding minichromosome maintenance protein MCM gives rise to the protein MSIKTLSKISDELENFLKTFKDESGNLKYRNRISQMVSSSLRSLIVDFGDIQIYDVDMSNRLINEPDEVLPSFNEAVFKALKNEAPGYAKTIRESLPEKARESLPLIQVRIRNLTEKLSLRQINTEYLDKLVSVTGMVVRASELKPMIVEAAFKCGNGHLTYIKQSGIVLKGPKICDEFSSGCKSTKFDLDIKNTVFVDYQIVRLQELPEELPPGQLPQAFDVSLQEDIVNTARPGDRVILTGVIRAEAEYSRGSGKLRIFRSKIDGNYVEAVGKEPELIQITEEDEKIIKEIASQPGFYERLIESVAPTIHSFETQKEAILLLVTGSPQRIMPDGTIIRGDINVLFVGDPGTAKSEMLKYASRIAARGLYTSGRGSTAAGLTAAVVREKTGMMMLEAGAVVLADQGLASIDEFDKMRTDDRNALHEMMEQQTVSVAKGGIVATLNARTSILAAANPVLGKYDPYRNINENLNLPVPLLTRFDLIFVLRDIPDRARDERLARHVLELHRKGEYIMAPPIDFNLLHKYILYAKKINPILTRDAEEKILEYYLDMRKTDSESMITVTPRQLESLIRLATARARIMLRDKVTEEDAMRAISLMRRMLETVGVDVKTGKRDLGVLHGRPLSERNLLVSALDVFKTLEGPKKNPVEGRVFIDELVKTGKFTQEDAQRMLQTLNSSGQIYEVKPGFYRKL
- a CDS encoding DNA replication complex GINS family protein; this translates as MEKKESSNIDFLKDCEVGFLLIPVKAIIKQGLPPLEIGSLSLPETNEGDLIEVPRWIAEVMEQMNFAEIQEDSFDIELFKALSRERIQTSSQISNLNSDFFQKMRKQISLKKSMTESDLSLKGDYEKFLASAYDLIALRTSKLVQLACLPSLSPDLEKKLTPEEKKLFKLINSLVKDWKKTILGE